From the genome of Triticum aestivum cultivar Chinese Spring chromosome 1A, IWGSC CS RefSeq v2.1, whole genome shotgun sequence:
CATGTTTTGCAAGCATCATATTAAAGCACTTGTACTCGGTATAATCTTGTCCAGATGTTTATTTTCTTCTAAAAAACGCCCCTTGGTGTTGAAAGGTAATGAACAATGTGAAACCTGTATTGTATTAGGTAATAAGCAACAACTTTAACAAACCTGTGTATTTCTGACAAGCTCTAGGGCAAAATTGAGTGAAGGGCTGAGTGGGCTATCTGATCCCATGCCATAACTGATTGCACAATTCCAGTTCATTGGGTCTGTAAACGGCACATGATGCTTGCTTCCACCTATTGAAAAATGTATATGAAACACAAAGGAAAAATAAATTCTTGATGCCAAACTAGCGAACCTAGAAGATACGTGATGCTCAATCTTTTATTTGCATACATTGGACTTGGCTCCACTACTGAGTAAGACTGAAACATAAAAGACATTTTTGTTTTGCACTTAATTGGCAAGAAGAAATAAAATAAGCCATCTACACCTTTATCAAATAAATTTTCCATGTGAATGGTTATGGTGGTCCTTAATTTCCATGTGGAATGAAACATTGTAAAGGAAAAACCCTCAAAATTGTAAAGCATAATGTATCTACATAATAGCACTACTTAAAAGGGGAGAACAGTGGAGTAAAGAAACTACTCTCGGGTGATGGTGTAAGTTTGGTAACACTCACTAAGTGGCTTGTATTGGACCCCTGCACTTAAACTTCCTCTTCTCCCGACCAACCATGCACTATAGGGTACCTCACCAGATACTGCGTACAGAAAAAAAGTAATTAGCACATAGTAGCATGCACTGGCGGAGCTAGCCAAGCATCTCCAGGGGTGACCAGATACAAAACTTGATTGTTTGAGGGGGCCAAAATTGATTCAAACTAAGACGGACATCAACTTGGATTAAAAAACTCTTACTCATTTCACCAAGCTCTGTTAGATTTTATAAATAATAACTCGGTCAAGTAAAAATATACAAATATTACATACAAGCAAATGGTAGAAAAGACGCTCCAATCGACAGATTCTTTGAACCGTATCTTAAACCCATGACACCGTAGTCTTCGGAACGCACTCTGTCAAACAGAGAACTGGATTTAGTCATCAATATGGTTAATTAGCAATTATATTCAGAATTAATAGTGAGGCTATAaaactagccacagtgggagtaatttcaacagtaacatcaagtccaactcagcaaatttgcttatgtggagttaATGAGGAGTGATGTAGTTTGAGTAACTTACCTAGTTAATGTAACATCACATGTTCCAAtgtaatatgagtctataacctaataaatgaaactttgcatgacaccacacttatgttactagtgtatgttactctccattgagGCTAGTCTAACTTTTACAGAAGTATGGATATTAATGCATACTTCTCAAACACATGGAGGTATATTTTGCTAGAAAGCAAGCTATGTAACAACTGCATGCATTATTCATGCTGTGCGATCAAACAGGAGTCATACAACTTTACCTGTTTGTCATAAGGAAAGGGAATGTTCCAAAGGCGCCAATACCATACTTTGGATAGTAAGCGCATGATCTTAGCCGCAACATGCTGTATATACAAGTTGAAAGCCAAATTAGCATATGTATATGCATGCATGTCTCACAAGAAATTAACTAGAGTTTGACAAGGACGCATGCAGGCATCTCCTAGATGTGTGCTGTCGAGCAAGAAGTCGCTTACGGTTCTGAAGCTGACGCAGTCAGGTCCACAAATGTGTGGGGATTATCCAGATCCCTAAAAAAGGTAAACAAGAAACATTTTATGTTTAGAGTACAGCAAGCTAGCTGGAGTACATGACATAATTAAGTAACTTAGAGATACAGCCTTGGTGGACATGTTCGGTTACTACGTACCTGTGCCACCGAAACTGAGCCTCCATGTCGCCACTTGTGGAAATCTAGTGAATTAATTCAAGTTAGGGAACAAATAGATACTACTATGTTTTTCTTGAAAATAAATTTATGTACCCAGCACTCCAGCAGCTACTTAGTTTATATCTAGCTAGATAGATTTACATAGTACTGACAGAATAGAAAAGGCCAGCTAGATTGGTCGAACTACAATAAACTTCTGTTTTGTATATAGCAAAATAGCATGGGTGATGGATACGGTGGCGGCCAGCTGAAGGCGAGGATCTTCCTTGGCCTTGAGCACGAAGCGTGTGTCGATGCCGCCGCGCTGCATGAAGTAGTCGTCGAAGAGGCCGCGGAGGGAGAGCTTCCCGAACATGACGTCGTACCCCGGCACCGACATCCTGCGACCATACAAGGCAGATTCTAGTGCACACGTACATATAGTACTGTAGAAGCTAGCTAGCCTCCTCGGTCTAGTTTTCGGGCCGGAGAGGAAGAAGGGTTGAGAAGAGAAGGAGGGTGTGAAGGGACCTGACGCGGGCGGCGGTGGGACTGGGATAGTCGGAGATGGGCGGGACCAGatccatcggcggcggcggcggcgccaacgCAACTCAATAGAGATAGATCGATGGGTAGCTGCTTGTGCTTATCGACGGAGATCGCGACTAATTAATGGAAGAAGTATGCAACCTATTTGATCGACTATTTTTACGGAATAGTACTCCTACGTACGAGTATATCTCTCTCTGCGCGCTTGGCCCACATGCTCAAAATTTCTTACTTGCTTAATAAATAAACAGGCAAAACTATTTGTTTGACCCCGGCACCATACGGAATAGCTCGCGCACCACAGTGATCCCAGCCATTGGGCTACTGCCCCGTTCTCAATAAATAAAGCAGGCAAAAGTAAATTTATCATGCATAGTGATAAAGTTATCGAAAAAGACTTTCATCTCGCTTTACATCCAgggaaacaacaaaaaaagaaaaagaaaaaagaaagtcaCAGTGATACAAGATGCTAATGAACAGCTCACTAACAGGCTCCCAATGGGCCCATAACAAGCTAGACCATTGAATACTATGGAAACTCCATATCATGCCATTGATGCGACCACAACAAAGGAGCAGCCCGCCGCCAAGGAAGACCCGCCATCTGTCTCTTCCTCCAAAGAAGCACCTCGGCCCTCTCGTCCTGGATCCTAGGACACCACGCCGCAGAGGCGGAGCCAGAATTTTTTTTCCAATGGGTGCACTCATCAGTATGAACAAGTTATTGTATAATATTGGGTAAAATAGTGCGAAATCTATGTGTATGAGGCGCCGGGAGGGGGCGATTGCCCCCAACCTAAAGCATGTATAACGAGGATGACTTAGCTGTCTGTAGGAGGTTCACGTAGATGTTTTCAAGACTTGGAAGAGAGAGAAGGTAGAAAGAGTATGTAGAAATACCGACTGTCTATTTCCTTGCGAATCGTTGTTTACCGATGCCTCTGTTGTGGACCTAGAAAATCTCTTATTATGTCATGTTGTGTGTTTGGCCCGTGTATGGGGTGCTCAACGTGTTTCGAGGAAGAGTTGTGCTGGCCTGTGGCCATGTATCTGTAGTGGATTATGTTCCTGTGACCTTTAGAATGCAAAGTACTGTTGTGTCCGTTTGCACTGCTTCTTGGAAGACAGTCCTCAAGGTGCTCTCTGTTTTACATGATAGAGCAACCAATTAACTTCCTCAGTTGGAACGTAAGGGGTCTAAACTGCCCGGACCGACGATCTACGGTGAATGCAACGATTGCCTCCTCGTCGTGCCATATCGTGTGCCTACAAGAGACTAAGCTCGGCAACGTCGACCAATTCACAACAGCTTTTTTGGGCGGGCACAGGTTGCGTAGCTTCGCGCAAAGACCTTCTTCGGGCACTAGGGGTGGCATCTTGATGCTCTGGGATGATCTCCTTGTGGATGTTTCTTGCATCAGCTTCACGACATATTGCCTCTCCGCCATGGTCCGGGTGCGAGGGACTGATGTGCTTTTCAAAATCACGACCGTCTATGGCCCCACGGACCACTCTTGCAAAGATGCCTTCTTTGCCGAGTTGCTGGCTGAGAAGCCACCATTAGGGACGGCCTGGCTTGCCACCGGTGATTTTAACCAAATCTACCGTGCGCGAGATAAAAATAAGAGAAATGTTAACCGAAGCAGGATAAACCGTTTCAGGGCAACACTCCAGAGCTGTGAGCTCAAAGAAATCCACCTCCAGAACTGGCGTTTCACTTGGAGCAATGAGAGGACGAACCCAACCTTGTGCAAGCTAGACTCCTTTTTTTGCAACGCCGATTGGGACACAACCTTCAACACCCATGTACTTAATGCACTTTCATCCTCCCTCTCTAATCATTGTCCGCTTCTACTTGCCGATGTCAAGGGGCCAAGAAGACCTCGGGTCtttaagtttgaaaacttttgggcATCCATGCCCAGGTTTGACGAGGTGGTCCAAAAGGCGTGGAACGAGAGGATTGACCACACCAAGCCATACCAAGTGCTTTACCACAAACTTAAAAAGACTGCACTCCGACTCTCCGAATGGAGTCGGGGCCTTTTCGCGAAGGAAAAAATTCACCACCAGGCCGCGCTTTTGGTGATCCTTCGCCTTGACATCGCTCAAGAGAATACACTCCTCTCCGCCGACGAACTTGAGCTCCGGGCTAGGCTCAAGAGAAGGCTCATTGCCTTTGCTGTTCTCAAAAGATCGCGTAAGAAGCAATGTGCAAGAATTTCCAATCTTAAAGAAGGTGATGCAGATACCAAATTCTTTCACCGCCGAGTTAATGCAAGGAGGAGGAAAAATCATATTCATAGGATCAAGAATGCGCATGGGTGGGTCACCGAGCACGAAGCCAAAGAAAAGCTAATCCACGAGCACTTCTCAAAGGTCATGAAGAGAGGCCCCCGTAGTCGCAAAGATTTCAATTGGGAGGAGCTTAATTTGGAACCACTTGACTTGCATGGCCTTGGCGCTCCAGTGGCCGAGTGTGAGGTTCTTGAACCGATCAATGACATGCCTAGCGACAAGGTGCCGGGGCCGGATGGCTTCACGAGCCTCTTCTTCAAGAAATGTTGGGGCATCATCAAAATCGACCTCATGAGGGTCATTTCGCATTTCGACTCCCTGCAAACATCAAATCTCTAGTGGCTCAATTCCGCAAATGTGGTCCTCTTGCCTAAAAAGGATGGGGTGGAGGGAATCACCGACTATAGACCCATTAGCCTTATCTATGCGATCGCGAATATTATTGCGCAAATGCTCTCCTTGAGACTTGGCCCCCATATGAAAAATCTCGTCTCCAACGCCCAAAGCTCCTTCATAAAAATAAgaagcatccatgacaattttatgtaTGTTCGCAATCTTGCTCGATGCCTCCATGCGAGGAAGACCCGCTCCCTCCTTTTCAAGCTTGATATTCGGAAGGCCTTCGACTACATTAAGTGGGAATACTTGCTTGATCTCCTCCAAAGGTGAGGATTTTCGAGCAAATTCAGGGATTGGATCGCAGCCCTCCTGAGCacctcttcttcgaggatcgtccTCAATGTCATTGCTGGCAGCCCCATCAAGCATGGACAGCGCCTTCGGCAGGGAGATCACCTGGATTTGGGTCGCTTAACTCAAAGTTTCCGGCTGCACGTACCTCTTTCCCACTGCGATACTTGGGTCTCCCCCTCTCTGTTTGGAAGCTAAAGTTGGTGGATCTCCAATTTCTCGTGGACAAAGTTGCAAGCAAGTTATCAACGTATGATGGCCAAAACATCACCACCATTGGACGTACGGCCcttgtcaagtccgtgatcacttCCCAAGTGGTCTACCCTGCTACCCCGTTGGCCATCCCACCAACCATACTTCACAGTGTCAACAAGCTTGAGAGAGCTTTCCTTTGGTCCGGTTCGGACAAGACAACGAGGGCCAAATGCAAGGTGAATTGGGAGTATATATGTTTGCCAGCCACTTGAGTATGGAGGTCTTCGGGTACTCAACAATGACAAGTTTACGAGGGCTCCCCGTTTGCGGAGGCCGTGGTACGAATGGAAGGAGCCCACCAAGATGTGGGTGGGAATGGGAAACCCATGTAATGAGGAGGACCTCAACTTTTTCTATGCTTCCACCACCATCACCGTTGGTAACGGTGCGAGGACCCCCTTTTGGGACTCTCCTTGGCTCCTTGGGCAAAAGCGTAAAGACATTGCCCCGCTCATCTATGAAGCTTCCAAGAGAAAGAATTGGAAGGTGAGGGATGCCATGAAGCACAACGCTTGGATTCACAAGATCAACCCCCTACCAATGTCTCTGTTGAGCACATCACACAATTCTTCGCTCTATGGTTGATACTAAATGAGGTCCAGCTTGATGAGCTCAACGAAGATGATATCCTTTGGAAACAAACGACCTATGGGAAATACTCGACGGCCTCCGCATATAGGGCACAGTTCCTAGTGACGGTCCTCTCTCccttggacaaaatggtttggaagGTTTGCCCCCCCCAACGTCAATTTTTTGCTTGGTTGGCCCTTCAAGATAGAGTTTGAACGGCGGATAGATTGGCAAAGCGTGGGTGGCCAAATTGCGATCTCTGTCCTCTTTGCAGGACGGTGCAAGAATGCGGACCTCTTCTACAAGTGCCGCTACACCCGGCATCTTTGGTCATTGAGAAATTCCTCATGCACGGGCTTGACACTTCCGCTTGGCCCCTGTTCGACTCGGTGGACGAGTGGTGGGCAAGCACCTGCGTCGATGGTACGCCGAACCGCCAAGCCAAGGCCTCCCTCACTATGCTCGTCTCATGGACGATTTGGAACGAGCGTAATGCAAGAGTATTTAAGCATAAGAGTGATCCACCGCCAATCTTGCTCTCCATCTCTGCCGAGGCCAACCTGCGCTGATGGTATGCCGAAACACCGGCGCAAAGAAGCTAGGGTCTTTTATTTCACGCGAATAATCTGCATGCCATGTTTGTTGGGTGTCCTGTAACAAACTCTTTTCtatcttaattaatggatgaggcaaagcttttgcctccgtttcaaaaaaaaaactcaacATGCATGCAAATAAACATCATACCGTGTTGTGTTGCAGATAGCCAAATAGACGACCTACTGTACAGGGTGTCTGTAGCTATCATCTATAAACTGACATGCAGGAAACCTACAGACAGCAGCTGTCTAAACTAATGCACATGCCCTTATGCATTTGTGATTTAATGGGTTCAAAAGAGATCTTTTTAGTGGGTTCATAGCTAATCAATACCATGTATATATACGTGGGGGCAAAAAAGTGGTTGGGTTCACTTGCACCCAACGGCTTAACACTGGCTCCGCCCCTACCACGCCGTCACCCAAC
Proteins encoded in this window:
- the LOC123182250 gene encoding uncharacterized protein; protein product: MDLVPPISDYPSPTAARVRMSVPGYDVMFGKLSLRGLFDDYFMQRGGIDTRFVLKAKEDPRLQLAATISTSGDMEAQFRWHRDLDNPHTFVDLTASASEPMLRLRSCAYYPKYGIGAFGTFPFLMTNRVRSEDYGVMGLRYGSKNLSIGASFLPFALSGEVPYSAWLVGRRGSLSAGVQYKPLSGSKHHVPFTDPMNWNCAISYGMGSDSPLSPSLNFALELVRNTQLVASFYRNHVVGSMEGNTEYDFISPTNSIDLGLELAKRLDRDKPAENANDLSFQIAACWKPNEHVLVKGKAGLSKSSFAMVLNHPIMTFLTFNVAVERDHKQGTASYGFGFCFKDI